The genomic DNA TTGAgtgtgagagatttttcagtgtgatcggtacACGGTGTGATATAacacgtgtcattatataaatggtgggatatgtgtattaaaaagttattaacttaaaaaataaagattttcaccacttatataaaaatatgtggtGTACTATCCGTGTTCCGGTCACATTGAACAATTTCTCCTTGAGTGGGTCTTGTTCCCAACCCCACGGCATCCAAATTCCAATTGGAGTGGTCAATGGGTTTTCATCGACAAAGATTCAAAATGTTGACTCTTTAAATTCATGCACAACTTAAATGGATATTTTTGATATGTTAGTGTTGTACAACACGACTACAATATTCATGCACTTGTAACCATCAACGAAGCTACCTAAGGGCAAGGAGGGGCGGCCGCCCTTCCTCTCATTGGAAAAGAAGTCCAGGAGCGAGTAGCCGTCCCTTTGGTTAGTTGGTAAACCTGCAAAAATGTTCTGCAACTTGTgctgttgagaatgagtctcacATTGATAGGATGAGAGACATTGAGTGAGCTTATAAAaagttgggctactcctcatattgccagttttatggtggaacctcaactttcttcatggtatcagagcaggttgtcccatGTGTGAAGCTAAACGGCCACATGTGCTCCATGTCATTCcgttgtgttgttcacgtgttaggcttgaaaattcgccacacatgaaggggcgtgttgagaatgagtctcacATTGATAGGAGGAGGGACTTTGCATGAGCCTATAAGAGATTGAGCTActtcccatattgccaattggttttatagtagaACCCAAACTTTCTTCAGCACCATGGtcaagaggaggaagaagcaatattataaaacaaatCTTAGATCAAAACGATGTTGTTTGTCTAAGCACTTTAAGTGGACGTATTCAAATGACCTTTATAGCCCACACGTCATTTGAACCCAAGCATCTCTAATTAATTTTGAGTGTTACTAGGTCCACTTCAATGTCTTATTTCTCCATCcaccttttaaaaaaaaagacatatTTTCTCTAATTAAAAAGACTTTTAAACCCCTATTCAAAGATTCATTATAATGTTCTtgtagttaaaaataaataaataaataaaattggcCCATCAAACTTTTCCCCTCCCCCACCCTGTTTCTCTATACCCCGTCTCCAACAACATAGActcctacaaaattcatatggattttacagaatttgaatggatttagtTTATAGATTTTGTGATggattttcatataatttttttgttaaaaaaagaaaaagaaaaaatctttCCCTTTGCCCTACTATAATCAATAACCACTTTATCCCCCCCTTTTCGAGTTCCCTTTCACACAACCATGACTCTATCTCTTTCTCAATTGATAGATCAACATAACTTTGGTGAGCTTTTGAGTACTATACCACCAACGACCATCACCATCGACTTCGGAGGGAGATGAGATCATGGAGGACATGGGAGTGGATAGCGCTGCGGGGCGGGAACGTACCGGTCACATGGGCCTAGGAACGCTGGTAGGCCAATACCCAGAGGTCGAATTTGGAGAGGAAGCCGATGAGGTTGGGGAAGGCGATGGTGGGCGGGGAAGAGAAGGCCTTGACCCACATAGAAGAGCAATTTCGATTGGGTCTTGCTTGAGGAGCGAGTAGGGATCTTGCAGGTCTAGCTTTGAAGGCGGCGGCTTTGGCGACTACGGCGGGGTGGAGAGCGACCATGAGAGAGAACGAGTGAGAGTTTTGAGGATTGCAGAAAGGTGGCACTCCAGGTGTTTGATGAAAGTTTGCACTGACATTTTGTCGTTACAGGACATAGAGAGTTTGATGATGTCGAAATAAAGAAGCATAATAGATGATGTACATATTCGTATtttacatacactactaatattttttgtttgagcATCAATGTGATTCCCCTCTGCCTCGAGAATTCGAGAACTCGTCCAAAAACCTAGCTCAAATTGTGTGCAATACTGTGAAATGCTTACAAAAAGAGATTCTACCAAAGTATATGGTGGTTACTTATGTGTGGCTGGGGTTGGTATAGATTTGAGGACTACCCAAATGgaaaaggatttgaaatcctagggggtgaggttggattctttttaTTCTTGGTTATATATAGTTCTTGCTctcaaatcctacaaaatccacaacttattaaaatcctccaaaatcttaatttttttaatacacttagatttggatagattttaaaatcctttaaaatcttttaaggggtgtgctatccacacactccattttacttctcacacacattttgataatttctgcctgttgatcttcttcaattcatctgatcggtcgaaaattaaaaaggtgtgtaaaaagtaaaatgagatgtgtggatatcacacctctcttttaattgactacacatAAATTTGAATGAATTCTAACatcctttaaaatattttaattaaccaCACTAGGATTTAAAtggattctaaaatcctttaaaatcttttaattgactacactaggattttaaagtcttttaaaatcctctcaaatcTAAATTTGACTACATCCCTAAATATTGTttagacttttcgttagttttcttaaaaaaaaaaaaaaaaaaaaaaaaaaaaaaacacacacacacaattcaATTCATGGAATTAGGAATTGATTGTGAATTGCAGAGGAAGGAGGGAGGGGACGAGCCTTACGCGTCGGTCAACCTAGAGATGACCAGATCCAACAGCACATGCACCCACACGACGGAGAAAGACATCCAACCCCCGACCCATTTCTCACATCTCTCCGGCCATTTAGTTTGTTAGTCCCCCGTTTCTCTGTCTCTCCCTGCTTCTTTCTCCTCGTCCCCCTCCCGTTTTGCTCTCTTCAATGGCGAGTACGAGAGGTCGATTGcttctttttaatatatatttttttaaattaaaaaagaatttatatatattaaaggttattttaggagcatattaattttttaatattttatagtaGATGAATTTATAATATGGATGGAAAAATAAGACAATGAGATGATTTTAATAGCACTCTTAATAATAATTCTGCATATTGTTTGACGACTATAATACCTACAATTTCTAGGTGGTGTTATGCATTAGTTGTTTAATTAATTGATATAGAACTAGCGTAATAtgcttattaattattgattattgATCCCGTATAGTGTTAGCCCAGTTACCGTTTTGATATAAGTTTTTATAACCTTGtttgtatattttcttcaaGGTTTTGGCTAGTTGTCCTCCTCCCtgtacttgttttcttttctaacAAATTTTGGTAGGATTGGGTGTTTGAGGATCGTCCACCAgtggatatttaaaaaaaaatataaattagccATGGTGGATATTTTTAGGTCCCGTCTATATTTTTTGTGATCGATCGATGTTCCGATGAACATATGAATATACGTACATTAGTCGTTAGGATTGTAGAGTCAGCTCAACTAAATTTAAATCCTGCAACCACTTAATACTacaatttaatgatatttttttcgCTTATAAGTGAGATATCTTATTTTCGAATATCATAAATGCTGAGTTCAATACAAATTTATtcatcaaactttttttttaactatatcattgtattaaaagaaagaaaaaaaatcctacAAAGTGCCATGGGGTCAACTCATTTATAACTTATAGTTGCTTAATTTCCTCTCAAATCGTTAACAACCTCCACCTTAAGTGTGTGGTATTGTAATGGTTGGATAAGAATCACATCAACAACTACCTCGAATGTGGAGTTAGTTCAACTAATTTTGTAAGTTTACAAGACTCATTGGGGGTCAATTTGTTGATCAAAATTTCTTAACAATTCATTAACAACGCGTCCTTCACCTCAAGTTTTGTGAGTGACAGAAAATTTAATTTAGGTCAAGTTTAATAAGTAATAATAAGAAATTTGGTTTAGGTCAGAAAATATTTTCGACATTAAGGAATGCAATAATCCTATCTTCTTGAGTTTAGGTCAGAAAATATTGGAAATACCAAATGTCAAACATATGGATTTATATAGACTcggaatattttttatatttgcagAAGTGCTGGCATTTTGTATAAGTTTTGCAGTCAATTTGGTGTTTTAATTTGATCACTTCCTACATAGAcctaaaattaaacatttatgACCAATTCCCAtgtaaaaaaagggaaaaaaccCCTTTGACTAAAATGATATCAAACCctaaaatattttgaaagaaaataagtcgTAGTGGTTGAGAAATAATGGTGTAGCTACTTACCGTTATATAAATTAGGGTAAATcttagtttactaccctcaagttttgtggttttctacatttggtacatgaagtttttttcgtctcagagtcatacctaaagtgttaattttggaataatatcatacattcgttagtctggctgttaaatcagtcgttaactgatgacgtggcgcacacgtggacaatgactgggcgccACATGTCAATATGGGGCCTACatgaatatttaaaaattaaaaaaaataaaaaaaatataaaaattgttCACTTCTTCTCCCTCTTCTCTTCCCCGATCCTTCCGACTCCTCCCTCTTCACCCCTCCCTTCTTTCTCCCCAGATCAACCTTCACCCACCTTAACCCAAACTACGCCGCCCCCGTCGCCTTCCTCAGTGCCATCGCCCAACCCATCCTCTCCTACCTCTCCCAAACCTCCCTCATTTCTTTCCTCTATGGCCACCCAACCCTCTTCATTTCCATACATCAAAACTTAGTCTTCCTACAAACATGTAGCCACACATCCCTGAATCAACAAACTTGGGCTTGGAGGACTTGGAATTGAGGGCGAGGAAGGAAAAGGTGGGTTTGGGTCGGTTAAGGTTAGGGTTGAGGGCGCGGGAGAAGAGGATTTGGTTGTCGAGTTCATTGGCGGGGAAATGGGGATGCTGGCGTTGGAGGGGGTGAGGAAGCGAGGGCcaaggaggaagaggagagggagggaaaggagtaaaaaaaagaagactaGAAATGGGTTGGAGCATGTGAAGGAGGTGGCAGTGAAGGAGGAGGCGGCCGGGGGTGGGGGACGGTGGATGTTGTGGTGGATTTCGGGAGGAGGAATGAAGGAGGACTTCTTGGAGgttgtgtgtgtgggtgtggaAGGCGATGAGAGAGGTGGCTACTGCTTGAACAAGTGCAGTGGAGTCAAGGGGTGATTGGTAGGGGGATGATGAATTTTGGAGGAAATCCAGATTtgtgggtttagggttttgctaGGAAAGAGTGGGGTGGGTGGGCTCAGAGGAAAGAGGGTGGGAGGGTTCTCGTACTTCTCCAATTATGAGAGATCAGGAAAtcgaaaaccctagaaatttgaatttttggttctCCCTCTTGTTTTTTTGGATCAAAATTGGTGGGTGTGCGAGGTAGGTGGGTGTGCTGGGAGGGTGAATTCaaaggagagaagggagggagaatGAGGGGAATAGGTGGGTGTGCGGGGAGGTTGGGTGCAGGGAAGGGAATGGAGGAAGGAGAAGGGAGGGGTGAATGAACGCccataaaatttttatttttaaatttttaaatattcacGTGGCCCCATATTGACACGTGGTGCTCAATCATTGTTCATGTGGGCGccatgtcatcagttaacgaCTGATTTAACAGgcagactaacggatgtatgagactatcTCAAAATTAATACTTTAGATATGACTCtaagatgaaaaaaacttcatgttccaaatgttgaaaattacgaaacttgaaagtagtaaattgagatttatcctatatttaaaaaaaatatatttaaagtaaattaattattacaaACTCGACGTTTACAAAATTCGAATTTAAACCTTTTGGTTACAAGAAAAAAGGAGAAATCCTATCAtattgtaggaaaaaaaaaaaagaaaaaaaaaaagggaaggaaaactaacgaaaagttcgaAAAAACTTTAAtcttaatgaaaaatgacaaataaatgtgtagtgaatagtatcagaaaatgaaaatacgatctttcgttaaaaatgaataataccaatAGTGTTTCGTTAGAactcctaaaaaaaaaagaaaaagaaaaaaaagggtaccGTGGACTAATCAAAACGACCAATTATTTCAAGAATAATTATCttaaaatccaaaataaaaagagaaatatgGAAAAAAAGCCACTGAACTGAGTCGGAGTCGGAGTCTACCGAGTAAAAAGCTTTCCCCGATCGATCAATTGAAATGACGATAGCAGCAGGGATCGGCTACGCCTTGCTAGCGCTAGgcccctccctctccctcttcgTCTCTGTCATCTCCAAGAAACCCTTTCTGGTTCTAACCGTCCTTTCAAGGTCAGCTTTCGCCtaattctctctcctccttttgTTGGTGTATTTCCTTTTAGGGTAAATTTTCCTTCTTGGGTAACGTTCGAACATTGAAGCTTTCAATTTAAGCTTATGTTGTAGCCGTGGTAATAATCGAGCTCATATTTTTAttatggaatttggaaaaagtagttgtgatttgttaagtgtTTGCAAAAATCTTGAAATTAAGCAAATTGGAAGTCGAATGCAATTATTAGGAAGGGGATTATTAATTCATATTTTGTTTATGGTGTATGAATACAATGTAATTTGGGCTGACAATATTGTTTTGTAATAATGTGTACAGTACATTGTTATGGCTTATAAGTCTCATCGTGTTGTCGGGATTGTGGAGGGCATTCCTACCTCTGAAATCATCGGCATGGTGGCCGTATGGCATTCTCATATTCACATCTGTTGTGTTTCAAGAAGGGCTTCGGGTTCTTTTCTGGAAGGTCTACAAGTAAGTTGATTTCCTGGGGCTTTGTCCTTAATTGTTTTTGGTGCTCAGCGGAGTTAAAGCCTGTTAAAGGGTCGCTAGTGTTTGTTATAATTTATAAGTAATGGGAAGAAGTGGGAAAATTCCTTTCTTTTAGTGTGAGCTAAGGCATAATAAAAAGTTGGGATAGTTTATTATGAAacttttcacaaatatttcgaCTCGAGTAGCAAATAGTTTTGTGTTATTCTTTGTGGAAGACTTTTGAAAAGTGTCTCACTCGTGAACTTAGTGTAGTTTTAGGATTAGGCAGTTTTCAAAGAACTCCCTTTACTCTGTAACTTGTATTGGTGAATGTGTATTATCTAGCTGAGGACCTGAGGTTAAAGAATCTCTATGTAAAGCTTCCTTACAGAATGTTCTAGTTATACCTCAATGCTTTGCCGTGTTGTTTTTACTCATAATCGAAATGACACTCTTACTCTTTCAATGTCTAAGATGCTCTGCAATATTCTTGTGCCCTAGCTTTGTTGATCTTTCAGTTGAACTATTCAACTTCATAATATCACCACATTCACTGAATGtcattttcttgattttctcACACATCACTGCTTCTGAATTTTCTAATACTAAAATTCTTGCTAGTTTCTGCATCAAGTAAATCAGTTTTCTCGATCATATAAGTTTAGAAACTTTCCGCCATCTGTGGAAGCCCACAACAACCTTTATACTTGGATGTTATGTTTTCTATTTAAGAATAGACTCTCTCTGTGTAGAAGTTTTTGTGTAATTCTTTTGCCCGTCTATACTTTGTATATGTGATGCATATGATCTATAGTTTGGGTTGTTTATGGTTGATTAAGGTAAATAACATCTCTTGTTTTGCATATTATGGTAGGAAGTTGGAAGATACATTGGATGCTTTTGCTGATAGAGTCTCTAAACCACGGCTATATTTAACTGATAAGATGCAAATCGCTCTGGGTAAGCTTTACGAGATTCTCAGATTTGTTACATTTGTAGTCATCATATATCAAGAAGAGGGgggaggaggggggggggggggtggtggtggtggttggtgGGCTTCCACCTTTAAGAACTTTGTGATTGAGTTTATAGGGTGATGTGCTTTTGAGTTCTgtatattttgttgttgttatcaTTCTACTAGGTTTGTGTTCTTCCATGCAACTCTCCAATTATTTTCTGGGTGGATGCCAACTGTACAGTGGTAGTCCTAgtccaaaaataaaagttttgaaCCTTCTTGTATATCTGTTTGCTTTgtgatgctgctgctgctgcatagTATCATGTTTACTGGTTCACATAATTCCTTCTAAGCCTCTGTAAAGGACAATTCAAacaattttaatcttttttgtCATACTAGACTGATTCTATCAGTTTAATCATGCAGCTGGAGGTCTGGGTCATGGTGTGGCACATGCTGTGTTTTTCTGTCTCAGCCTATTAACACCAGCATTTGGTCCTGCAACCTTCTTCGTTGACAGGTGCTCGAAGATAccattttttcttctctctggtGAGTCAAACCTTAAAATAGGTGCTTGCGAGGAATTAGTTTTTTTCCCCAGttataggatttttttttttttagcatgtTTGTAGATATAGGTGATTGCGAGGTTGTGTAGTTTCTTGACCATCTTAGTTTCCACCTGTACATTCAGAACAAGCAAGGGAAACTGAAATCGAATTTCCTGAAACTTTTGCAACAGCATTTTGGTAGTTGGCTGGTGTTTAGAAAAGTTCATTTATTCTGTCAGCTTTGTCCATCCGACAatttgtgtctttttttttgCAGCACTCATTGCCCTTGCGTTTGTAACAATTCATACTTTTTCCATGGTCATTGCATTCAATGGATATGCAGAAGGGAACAAGGTGGACCAGATTTTTGTTCCTGTAGTTCATCTTGTAGCAGGCATGGTGGTAAATGTCTCTCTAACCTCACCTATTCGTAGAAAACAGACAGAGTCACACACAGACACAATGTCTGTGCTTATGCACTTTGTCTAACTGTTTTCTTGACATTCCACTGatgttttaatgtgttttaactTGGTAGTTCTGAAgtttctctatatatatatatatatatatattctggTGGGTTCGAACAAAAACACATTCACAAAAGCACATTCACGATAAATAAGAAACGGAAAATTTCCATTCTATGACATGACATTGCGGCACATACACATAATATATGATGGATTGGTACATGTAGAATTAAATTGGATTATGTAAGGTTCAAGATATGCAAATGGTGCATACATGAGGTGGCGttctattaaataaaaatccacAAGTTCCTGTAAAATTGTAATGAAAGGAGAgcttatctttttatttatttcataaatTATATGGAAATTGAGCAATTGTTAGGGTATGCGAAGAAGGCATAATTTGAGTATCTAATTCCGTTAGGGTGTGGAAATTGACTCCTATAAtgtttgatttgtttgtttAGGCATTTCAGCTATCTCCATTTTTTGTTCTTACAAGCTCTTTCCATTCAAGTACAGTGTTTAATGGTTCATCTACTATTTGAAGAATTGTTTGcattgcttttacttttctttagttACTTGAGGATTTATTTATTATCTTGTATTTTATGTTTAGGACCTGTTATCGGCACTCCAAAAAAGTCATCTGACActccaaatttgtaaacatacAAGGAAAAGTTGTTTTAGGGAAGAGTGCAGGATGACATTTTCGGATTGCCAATAACATTACATTTTATTATTGTGTTTATTGTTTTCCATAACTTAATGCTACAATAGACCTGCTTGACTTTTGCCTTCAACTTCTCAGACACTTGTTAATTTTGCATCTGGGGGTTGTACCATCGGTATTCCGCTCCTTTTCTTCATCGCAATCCTGACGTTATTGCATTGTGGGAAGATGGTGTGGAGGAGGTTGACAGAGAACCGACACAGACAGGGTAATATGTAGAATCCAGAGACTCGTTTCCAAGTATTGATGTGCAGTTCCCTCACGCTGTATCTTTTCTTTTGGCCGTTCCCTTGCCCTGCGTCTGTTGCTCCAAAAGATCAAGATAGCATCAACGGATTTTGCCACCTGCAGAAATGTTTTGTTCACATCACGAGGCCACTTCATCTTCAGTAAAGTAGTAGACGATTTAGTTCGGATATTCAGGGATGTTGTACTTGTGTTGAACAGCAATACAATCGACTTTATCTTTCGAGGCTAACTCTATGTACCTTTTAGACTTCTTTGAAGgtttttacctttcacacagATATTAAAAATTAAGTTCTGTTTAGTACACCCTTGCCCTCTGTattcattaaaattttatacatagatattaaaaattttatacATAGATATTAAAAATTTATGTGTAGTTTTGTAAAGAGAGTCGATCTTCGCACCTCTTTCTTGCCCAGCACACCTTTATTTATTTCTGACCATTAGATTGAATAAACTAACCGTTTATTTTTGTCGAAGGCCATATTTCCAACCAATTATTTGATCACATGGTATGACATAGAATGCATCTTTAAACATTTTAGATTTTGGTGTTACTTGAAAATTCTCTTTCCGAAACAATTCTGAACTGCAAAGCGGCCAAACAGATAATCTACACCACGGGCAAAAATGAGCGATCTTAAGCTAACAAGGTTCCCGCTTTGCGAAGATCAAGGGGAACGTTTATAGTACGCAATCTTGCCCTTGCTTTGCAAGGAAGTTATTTCCACGACCTGAACCCATGACCTTTGGACTACAAAGGAACAACTTGTTTGTCGGGCCAAGGTTCGCCCTCTACATCATAAGCAAGTACTATTATATTATTTAGATTTCAGAAAATATTATCTAACACAGAGATTAGTGTTCTGATTTACACGATTAAAGAATAAAtgtattttcttcaaaaagataaatgtacgaaaaaaataaagaaggaagaaaacatTAGACACTTGTTGGCTAATCTTTAGTATTTTGACCTCCTTATTACTAACCCATAAACAAGAAGCTTTTGTTGAATGGCGTCCTCCACAAGGAATTTAAACGGTCGGTTACCGACTATTTCTGTACTTGGAATTTTAACGGTCGGTTTCCGACTATTTCTGTACTTTCAGTTCACTTGGAAAAAAACTTCCATACATCTCTATCAGCCATCTCCTTCACTAGATGGGCTCCGAAAATGCCTTCTTCATCAACCAGGTTTCTAAGATGCCGAGCTCCGCTGTTGAAGCCAACGTAGTTCTTTTTTGTAGCCAAGTACAGCACTCCATACGGGGGCCTCAAACACTGATCATTTCAAAGCAAAAGTAAAACATTGTAAATAGTTTGTTCGTACAAGAAATTGGAAGAATCCATAACAAACATGTTGCTTCAATGTCTTCACGTAAAATGTAGAGAGGAGCAAAGAAACTGACCTTTTTTATGAGCGCATAAAGTTTCTTCAACGAGGTCAAAGAATATGGGATCTCTGTCAGCAAGATAATATCATATCCGCCTCCTTGTTCTGTCTCGCTAGCCCTCTCCCATGCCCGGCTTCCTGAAAGCTTCCTCGATCGCCTTGAGGAGGATTCTCGTGCCAAGATGCTACCGTCTTGGCTGCTACATCCATCCATAAAATCCTCCTCAGAGAAGCTGAGATTCATTCCTGTTGATGCTTCACCGTCATTCCTTACAATAGACAAGACTGTGGGAAGTTCTTCCCAGTCACCAGCATAAAAGTGCACCGACTGGGTCACAGTTTGTCTTGATGGAGTCAGAGGGCTTTCTGTCTGTCGGCTCTGCCTGTCTCGAGCCTGCTCAAGATTGGCTAGGACATTTGGTATAGTTGTGCATCTAATGGTTTCTGCATTCAGGTCTTGAAAGTGCACCGTGGAAGCTCCCTATGAAGAAATGTGTCAGATTAGACAAACATTATAAATCAACTTCTTCAAATATGTTCCGAAGCCTAGAGAAACCactgcattttttttattttattttttatcatttaccGAATTGTTTTCACCtgttatttcattttcttttggtttgattGTTTCACGTATTTGGCTGGGACTTTATTAGGCCTTGAATGGAGCTGCTACAAAGACTTGTGCACTCATGCTTTATCCCATTGACATCGAAATTAACATAAAACCCTATCTTGGGAAATTTTAATCACCAACATTTCACGTGAGCAAAATGGATAATATACTTGCTACTGGAAATGTTATGTCATCAAACAAAATGTGAAGCGATTTTCTTCTTAAAGCACCTTACTTGAAAAAATTTGGACATCggttatttaaagaaaaaaagaatgataTCGACATAGGGTGAAATCGAAAGAAAATGGGACAAAAAGAGCCACAACCATCGCAATAGCATACCTTTAGGCATGCAAAAATCCCCGGTAGGCCATAGCTGCAACCCAACTGCAAGAATCAGCAGGTAAAAAGATTAAGCCACTAATCAATTTGTAACCGATTAATAAAAGGAAGTTTAACAGAAATAGAGTTCAGAACACATTTAAACACATCTAGTTGCTTGTCTGGATCTGTTTTATTTAACCAAGAAAAACCAATTTAGAGAACATTTCGACGAACATAATTAGATGTAGCACTGTTTAAGATGTGCTCTTTTGTAGAGAACAAATTACAAAACTTTCAAGCAACCGAAAAAACATGAGAGCAAATGATTATTCCAAATAACCACTATTATAAAACTGTCATTTTTAATATCTAACAAACCTTCACGACAAATAGTCACCGGCTGAAATTTAAGGATATATCAAGAGATATAAAGTTATAATCAAGGCTTTCGGAGCAAAAAGTTTAAAAGTCAAGaacaagtaaaaagaaaacTGAACTGATGCACAAAAGAGCAAGATATACTACCTCAAGCACCCTTTTTCCTCGAAAGCTCAGTTGCCCATCTCGAATATCATGTTTAAGGCCATTAACAAGCTCAATGGAGCTATCCCAAGATTTCAGATGCCCTACACAGTAAATGAATTTCCAGTTTTAATCTCAGATAAAGCAAGTAGATAATTCTTAAGATCGAAGGAGACTGATAATGTAGCTATATCATATGACGACAGCCAAATTTGAATTGAAAGCTTTTCACTGTATTGGAATGCAATGTCCGGTGTCCATACCATCTG from Pyrus communis chromosome 17, drPyrComm1.1, whole genome shotgun sequence includes the following:
- the LOC137722791 gene encoding gamma-secretase subunit APH1-like, whose product is MTIAAGIGYALLALGPSLSLFVSVISKKPFLVLTVLSSTLLWLISLIVLSGLWRAFLPLKSSAWWPYGILIFTSVVFQEGLRVLFWKVYKKLEDTLDAFADRVSKPRLYLTDKMQIALAGGLGHGVAHAVFFCLSLLTPAFGPATFFVDRCSKIPFFLLSALIALAFVTIHTFSMVIAFNGYAEGNKVDQIFVPVVHLVAGMVTLVNFASGGCTIGIPLLFFIAILTLLHCGKMVWRRLTENRHRQGNM
- the LOC137722790 gene encoding uncharacterized protein; translated protein: MRAPSLLAQCLPGLVPQDKGSNSVSSISERDSHLPSPAVEIIPSKTAHPYKYAGENIDLQGLNVFKGRVSVSDIIGFNGSEMISIKPDGHLKSWDSSIELVNGLKHDIRDGQLSFRGKRVLELGCSYGLPGIFACLKGASTVHFQDLNAETIRCTTIPNVLANLEQARDRQSRQTESPLTPSRQTVTQSVHFYAGDWEELPTVLSIVRNDGEASTGMNLSFSEEDFMDGCSSQDGSILARESSSRRSRKLSGSRAWERASETEQGGGYDIILLTEIPYSLTSLKKLYALIKKCLRPPYGVLYLATKKNYVGFNSGARHLRNLVDEEGIFGAHLVKEMADRDVWKFFSK